The segment ATGATGCTGCTTTATTTAATATCCATAATTAAGGCGGATTTTATTCATCTCATTAACCTTGGAAAATAAAAAAACTGCCCTACAGGCAGTTTTACGCATTGGCAAATATTTCTAAAAATTCTTCTTCCGAGAGTTTTTCCCTCTCTAAAAGAGCTTCTGCAACTTTATGAAGTTTATTTATATTGTCCGTGAGAAGGTTCCTGGCTCTATCATAACAGCGCTCAATTATATTCCTCACTTCCCGGTCGATCTCCGCGGCTACTTCCTCACTGTAGTTCCTTCCCCTTGCCAGGTCCCTTCCCAAAAAGACCTCTTCATGCTTATTTCCAAGGGTCATTGGGCCCAGGTTTTCACTCATGCCGTATTCCATTACCATCCTTCTTGCTATTTCCGTAGCCCTTTCAATGTCGTTCTGAGCCCCGGTGCTAATTTCATTCAACACCAGTTCTTCCGATGCCCTTCCTCCCAGAAGATGGGTGACCTGTTCTAAAAGCTCCGTTTTGCCCATAAAGAATCTATCTTCTTTGGGTAAAATCAGTGTGTAGCCCCCTGCCCTTCCCCGAGGAATAATGGATATCTCGTGTACCGGATCAACGGTGGGCAAAAGATGGGCTACCACCGCATGACCGGCTTCATGATATGCCACTAACTTTCTTTCTTTGTCGGTCATTATTCTCGCCTTTTTTTCAGGTCCTGCAATTACCTTTGTGATGGCCTCTTCCAATTCCTGCATGCCTATTTTCTTTTTGTTTCTCCTTACGGCAAGGAGCGCGGCTTCATTCAGCAAATTTTCCAGATCCGCACCGGTGAAACCGGGTGTTCTCCTGGCCAGTATGCTCAAATCCACATTTTCTTCTAAGGGTTTATTCCTGGCGTGTACTTTTAAAATCTCTTCCCTGCCCTTGATATCAGGTATATCCACCACAATCTGCCTGTCAAACCTTCCGGGCCTTAAAAGGGCTGGGTCCAGAATATCCGGCCTGTTGGTAGCGGCAATTATTATAATTCCCTCATTTATGGTGAATCCATCCATTTCCACCAATAGCTGGTTTAAGGTCTGCTCCCTTTCATCATGCCCGCCGCCGAGGCCTGCTCCCCTCTGCCGGCCAACCGCGTCAATCTCATCTATAAATACAATGCAGGGCGCATTTTTCTTTGCCTGTTCAAAAAGGTCTCTGACCCTTGCGGCTCCAACACCGACGAACATTTCCACAAAGTCCGAACCGCTAATGCTGAAAAAGGGGACACCCGCTTCCCCTGCCACCGCCCGGGCAAGTAAGGTCTTCC is part of the Thermovenabulum gondwanense genome and harbors:
- the ftsH gene encoding ATP-dependent zinc metalloprotease FtsH, with the protein product MNGLPRKGGTFLNNFFRNISFYLLIFILILSLVQWYSSKDLTEVRIGYTDLIRLIDQNQVQEIKMMDSSIEGVLKDGRKFSSFVPDKTIFLARVQPKIDKGELILNAQPIPAAPWWSQILPSVLMGLLFIGAWFFIMQQGQGGGSRVMSFGRSRARLINDDKKRVTFKDVAGVDEAKEELQEVVEFLKHPKKFIEIGARIPKGVLLVGPPGTGKTLLARAVAGEAGVPFFSISGSDFVEMFVGVGAARVRDLFEQAKKNAPCIVFIDEIDAVGRQRGAGLGGGHDEREQTLNQLLVEMDGFTINEGIIIIAATNRPDILDPALLRPGRFDRQIVVDIPDIKGREEILKVHARNKPLEENVDLSILARRTPGFTGADLENLLNEAALLAVRRNKKKIGMQELEEAITKVIAGPEKKARIMTDKERKLVAYHEAGHAVVAHLLPTVDPVHEISIIPRGRAGGYTLILPKEDRFFMGKTELLEQVTHLLGGRASEELVLNEISTGAQNDIERATEIARRMVMEYGMSENLGPMTLGNKHEEVFLGRDLARGRNYSEEVAAEIDREVRNIIERCYDRARNLLTDNINKLHKVAEALLEREKLSEEEFLEIFANA